In a single window of the Pandoraea pulmonicola genome:
- a CDS encoding ABC transporter permease, which yields MIEFLTHNWHRVLTLTGQHAWLVTASVGAAIVVGVPLGVLVTRFRWLSGVVLGLATVVLTIPSIALFGLMIPALSVYGMGIGPAPAVAAVFLYSLLPIMRNTSLALRQIDPSIREAGIGIGMTFWQRLRLVELPLAVPVVLGGVRTAVVMNVGVMAIGAIVGAGGLGVLITRGISQSDTRQLVVGAVMVSLLAIVADTLLHRLQRVLTPKGIRTV from the coding sequence ATGATTGAATTTCTGACTCATAACTGGCATCGCGTCCTGACCCTGACGGGCCAGCATGCGTGGCTGGTTACCGCTTCGGTCGGGGCGGCCATCGTGGTCGGCGTGCCGTTGGGCGTGCTGGTCACGCGTTTTCGCTGGCTGTCGGGCGTGGTGCTCGGCCTGGCCACCGTCGTGCTCACCATTCCATCGATCGCGCTGTTCGGTCTGATGATCCCGGCGCTGTCCGTGTATGGCATGGGCATCGGCCCGGCGCCGGCGGTCGCCGCTGTGTTTCTGTACTCGTTGCTGCCGATCATGCGCAACACGTCTCTCGCGTTGCGGCAGATCGATCCGAGCATCCGCGAGGCGGGCATTGGCATCGGCATGACGTTCTGGCAGCGTCTGCGCCTCGTCGAATTGCCACTGGCCGTGCCCGTGGTGCTGGGCGGCGTGCGCACGGCCGTCGTGATGAATGTTGGCGTGATGGCCATCGGCGCCATCGTCGGGGCGGGCGGTCTCGGGGTGTTGATCACCCGGGGGATCAGCCAGAGCGATACCCGGCAGCTTGTCGTGGGTGCGGTGATGGTGAGTCTGCTCGCCATCGTTGCCGACACCCTGTTGCACCGCCTGCAGCGCGTGCTGACACCGAAAGGAATCCGAACCGTATGA
- a CDS encoding glycine betaine ABC transporter substrate-binding protein — MQASLSRALTGRVSRWMRALGVACLALGVMATSATAQAATLTIGGKNFTEQLILSEMTAQYLRSKGYDVELKNGLGSVVMRQGMESRQLDIVWEYTGTSLIVYNKVTEKLDPRQTYERVKELDGKIGLVWLDPSTLNNTYAFAVPGKIAREEGLETVSQLVEKFRANPKMQFAFDMEFVGRSDGLEPMEALYDFHLERRNIKQMDPGLVYTALRNEQIDAGLVYTSDGRNKGFDLKVLADDKGFFPAYAATPVVRKEVLDANPKLADELNALAAKINDENMRDMNAQVDIDHRSVSRVAGEFLKQVGLAQ, encoded by the coding sequence ATGCAAGCTTCACTTTCCCGTGCGCTGACCGGCCGCGTGTCTCGCTGGATGCGAGCACTCGGCGTGGCGTGTCTCGCGCTTGGCGTGATGGCGACGAGCGCCACCGCGCAGGCCGCAACGCTCACCATCGGCGGCAAGAATTTCACCGAGCAGCTGATTCTCTCCGAGATGACCGCGCAGTACCTGCGCAGCAAGGGATACGACGTCGAACTGAAGAACGGTCTGGGCAGCGTGGTCATGCGCCAGGGCATGGAGAGCCGCCAACTCGACATCGTCTGGGAGTACACCGGCACTTCGCTCATCGTCTACAACAAGGTCACCGAGAAGCTCGACCCTCGGCAGACGTATGAGCGAGTGAAGGAACTCGACGGCAAGATCGGTCTCGTCTGGCTCGATCCGTCGACGCTCAACAACACGTATGCGTTCGCCGTCCCCGGCAAGATCGCCCGCGAGGAAGGGCTGGAGACCGTATCGCAACTGGTGGAGAAGTTCCGCGCGAATCCGAAGATGCAGTTCGCCTTCGACATGGAGTTCGTTGGCCGCTCCGACGGCCTCGAGCCGATGGAGGCGCTCTACGACTTTCACCTCGAGCGTCGCAACATCAAGCAGATGGATCCGGGACTCGTCTACACGGCGCTGCGCAACGAGCAGATCGACGCCGGTCTTGTCTACACGAGCGACGGCCGCAACAAGGGTTTCGATCTGAAGGTGCTGGCCGACGACAAGGGCTTCTTCCCTGCGTATGCCGCCACGCCGGTGGTGCGCAAGGAAGTGCTCGACGCCAACCCGAAACTCGCCGACGAACTCAACGCGCTCGCCGCGAAGATCAACGACGAAAACATGCGCGACATGAACGCCCAGGTGGATATCGATCACCGCAGCGTGTCGCGCGTGGCCGGCGAGTTCCTCAAGCAGGTTGGGCTGGCGCAGTGA
- a CDS encoding ABC transporter permease, translating into MNVAKQYRILYLAGFGLLGVAAAVTGLVYWLGVDALVKYRGDLVYYTQQHLKLVAISMTLAIAVGIPAGVAISRPMFEKHAERAVQIFNIGNTLPSLAVLALSMAVLGIGDRPAILALWLASLLPIVRNSYEGLRQVPAALRESARGMGMTPAQILFRVDLPNAMPVIVGGIRTALAINVGTAPLAFLIGADSLGQLIFPGIYLNDQTKLLLGAGGTALLALVLDGILAFASGLWFARHGAATR; encoded by the coding sequence ATGAACGTGGCGAAGCAGTATCGCATTCTCTATCTGGCCGGCTTCGGACTGCTCGGCGTCGCCGCCGCGGTCACCGGTCTGGTGTATTGGCTGGGCGTGGACGCGCTCGTCAAATACCGGGGCGACCTGGTTTATTACACCCAGCAGCATCTCAAGCTCGTGGCGATATCGATGACGCTGGCCATCGCCGTCGGCATACCGGCGGGTGTGGCGATCTCGCGGCCGATGTTCGAAAAACATGCCGAGCGTGCCGTGCAGATTTTCAACATCGGCAATACGTTGCCGTCGCTCGCCGTGCTGGCGCTGTCGATGGCCGTGCTGGGCATTGGCGACCGACCGGCCATTCTGGCGTTGTGGCTCGCATCGCTGCTGCCGATCGTGCGCAACTCGTACGAAGGCTTGCGCCAGGTGCCTGCCGCGCTGCGCGAATCGGCGCGCGGCATGGGCATGACGCCGGCACAGATTCTGTTTCGCGTCGACCTGCCCAACGCCATGCCGGTGATCGTCGGCGGCATTCGCACCGCGCTCGCGATCAACGTCGGCACTGCGCCGCTCGCGTTCCTCATCGGCGCGGACAGTCTGGGACAACTGATCTTCCCGGGCATCTACCTCAACGATCAGACGAAGTTGCTGCTCGGCGCTGGCGGGACGGCACTCCTCGCACTCGTGCTCGACGGCATCCTCGCCTTCGCGAGCGGCCTCTGGTTCGCACGCCATGGCGCGGCGACGCGTTGA
- a CDS encoding sensor domain-containing diguanylate cyclase: protein MKSTISRTEQGNRVAATVILIACAALTLAGFLTRAFEGAVNPLLTFFLVSAGGILNLSTACLLGVQYLYNGKRYFAQFGCAFLLRGLFMFTEGVLLANQLAGIATHVTRAPFWLALVAEASFAAYVMLSVRSYARTRSDPHTRPGYSEAARYGATVLIVWVTVSLSLVGAGRTLVTPHLAGGVDIETLAIGALFLAYAALWWRVAAVTRLSHKLFLLVWVVVTISLCQLLLSLTAPSESSYQWYAARLLALASPGVATLALVWEITRQYQSLALTNTDLVEKVFIDPLTHIYNRRYFDNRIRLVAERVQQRSIPLSVLLIDIDYFKQVNDRYGHPFGDAVLQRIANTIQHCIRLPSDFAVRLGGEEFAVVLPEIDQHAALRVADRIRESVKRASTDLLPAKARDDGEFITISVGIASWEPGEPLIISSMLEHADQALYQAKHKGRDQSVLGGGQMAA from the coding sequence ATGAAAAGTACCATCAGCCGTACCGAGCAGGGCAACCGTGTTGCGGCGACCGTGATATTGATCGCGTGTGCCGCACTCACCCTCGCGGGCTTTCTCACGCGCGCATTCGAGGGCGCCGTCAATCCGCTGCTGACCTTCTTCCTTGTATCGGCCGGCGGCATCCTCAATCTTTCGACGGCGTGCCTGCTCGGCGTCCAGTATCTGTACAACGGCAAGCGTTATTTCGCCCAGTTCGGTTGTGCGTTCCTGCTGCGCGGCCTCTTCATGTTCACCGAAGGCGTGCTGCTCGCCAATCAACTCGCCGGCATTGCGACACATGTCACGCGCGCGCCGTTCTGGCTGGCGTTGGTGGCCGAGGCCAGTTTCGCCGCGTACGTCATGCTGAGCGTGCGCAGCTATGCCCGCACGCGCAGCGATCCGCACACGCGCCCCGGCTACTCCGAGGCGGCCCGCTACGGGGCGACCGTGCTGATTGTCTGGGTGACGGTGTCGCTCTCGCTCGTCGGCGCCGGTCGCACTCTGGTCACGCCGCATCTCGCCGGCGGCGTCGACATCGAAACGCTCGCCATCGGCGCACTGTTCCTGGCGTACGCCGCGCTGTGGTGGCGCGTTGCCGCCGTCACGCGTCTCTCGCACAAACTCTTCCTGCTCGTATGGGTCGTCGTGACGATCTCGCTGTGCCAGTTGCTGCTCTCCCTGACGGCGCCGAGCGAATCCTCCTACCAGTGGTACGCCGCGCGGCTGCTCGCCCTGGCGTCGCCGGGTGTCGCCACTCTCGCGCTGGTGTGGGAGATCACCCGCCAGTATCAATCGCTCGCGCTCACCAATACGGACTTGGTGGAGAAGGTCTTCATCGATCCGCTCACGCATATCTACAACCGTCGCTATTTCGACAATCGCATCCGACTCGTGGCCGAGCGCGTGCAGCAGCGTTCGATTCCCCTGTCGGTGCTGCTCATCGACATCGACTATTTCAAGCAGGTAAACGACCGCTACGGGCATCCGTTCGGCGACGCCGTCCTGCAGCGCATCGCCAACACGATTCAGCACTGCATCCGCCTGCCGAGCGACTTTGCCGTGCGGCTCGGCGGCGAAGAGTTCGCGGTGGTGTTGCCGGAGATCGATCAGCATGCGGCGCTGCGTGTGGCCGACCGTATCCGCGAGTCGGTCAAGCGCGCGAGCACCGATCTGTTGCCGGCGAAAGCGCGGGACGACGGTGAGTTCATCACGATCAGCGTGGGGATTGCCTCCTGGGAACCGGGCGAGCCGCTGATCATCAGCTCGATGCTCGAGCACGCCGATCAGGCGCTCTATCAGGCCAAGCACAAGGGCAGAGATCAGAGCGTGCTGGGTGGCGGACAGATGGCCGCCTGA
- a CDS encoding VOC family protein, which produces MKIPFVALDHVVLRTNDVARLRHFYVDVLGCTLEKVQAELGLVQLRAGDALIDLVDVDGMIGRQGGVAPGAEGRNMDHFCLRVEPFDDEAIRRGLASHGVTLGEVVLRYGAHGEGPSCYLNDPDGNTVELKGPPIEPRR; this is translated from the coding sequence ATGAAGATTCCGTTCGTCGCCCTCGATCACGTCGTGCTGCGCACCAACGACGTGGCCCGGCTGCGGCACTTTTACGTGGACGTGCTCGGCTGTACGCTCGAGAAAGTGCAGGCCGAGCTCGGGCTGGTACAACTGCGCGCGGGCGACGCGCTGATCGACCTCGTCGACGTGGACGGCATGATCGGCCGTCAGGGCGGCGTGGCGCCGGGCGCCGAGGGCCGTAACATGGATCACTTCTGCCTGCGCGTCGAACCGTTCGATGACGAGGCGATCCGGCGCGGATTGGCGTCGCACGGGGTAACGCTGGGGGAGGTGGTGCTGCGCTACGGCGCACACGGGGAAGGGCCGTCCTGCTATCTCAACGATCCGGACGGCAATACCGTCGAACTCAAAGGGCCGCCCATCGAGCCTCGCCGTTAG
- a CDS encoding SpoVR family protein has translation MAYISTGSEWTFELIQRYEHEIARIAADFKLDTYPNQIEIITAEQMLDAYATVGLPIGYHHWSYGKHFLSSERGYKRGQMGLAYEIVINSNPCIAYLMEENSMTMQALTIAHASYGHNSFFKGNYLFRTWTSADAIVDYLLFARNYITECEQRYGEQAVELLLDSCHALMNYGVDRYKRPKRLSLAQEQARQKERENYLQMQINDLWRTLPNHVLHDDDEEDGLDPTESEEPAFPGEPQENLLYFFEKNAPKLAPWQREILRIVRKLAQYFYPQRQTKVMNEGWATFWHYTILQQLYKEKLVNDAFMMEFLHAHTNVVYQPSFDSPYYSGMNPYALGFAMFQDIRRMCEAPTDEDRRWAPDIAGGDWLKTLDFAMRNFKDESFIQQFLSPKVIRDLKLFSVLDDDRDSRLRVTAIHNDSGYREIREMLAQQNNLSQLEPNIQVAHVDLHGDRSLTLRHVQSDRKPLDDSCEEVLKHVARLWGFTVRLETVYEDGRSEMTHETKVEKRRRYALST, from the coding sequence ATGGCGTACATATCCACCGGATCGGAATGGACGTTCGAGCTGATTCAGCGCTATGAGCACGAGATCGCGCGCATCGCGGCGGACTTCAAGCTCGACACGTATCCCAATCAGATCGAGATCATCACCGCCGAGCAGATGCTCGACGCCTACGCCACCGTGGGCCTGCCCATCGGCTACCACCACTGGTCGTACGGCAAGCACTTCCTGTCGTCCGAGCGCGGCTACAAGCGCGGGCAGATGGGGCTCGCCTATGAGATCGTCATCAACTCGAACCCCTGCATCGCGTATCTGATGGAGGAGAACAGCATGACCATGCAGGCGCTCACCATCGCGCACGCCAGCTACGGTCACAACTCGTTCTTCAAAGGCAATTACCTGTTCCGCACGTGGACGAGCGCCGACGCCATCGTCGATTACCTGCTCTTCGCGCGCAACTACATCACCGAGTGCGAGCAACGCTACGGCGAGCAGGCCGTGGAACTGCTGCTCGACTCCTGCCACGCGCTCATGAACTACGGGGTGGACCGCTACAAGCGGCCCAAGCGCCTGTCGCTCGCCCAGGAGCAGGCGCGCCAGAAGGAGCGCGAGAACTATCTGCAGATGCAGATCAACGACCTCTGGCGCACGCTGCCCAACCACGTGCTGCACGATGACGACGAAGAGGACGGTCTCGATCCGACCGAATCCGAGGAGCCGGCGTTTCCGGGCGAGCCGCAGGAAAACCTGCTGTACTTCTTCGAGAAGAATGCGCCGAAGCTCGCGCCATGGCAGCGCGAAATCCTGCGCATCGTGCGCAAGCTCGCGCAGTATTTCTATCCGCAGCGTCAGACGAAGGTGATGAACGAGGGCTGGGCCACGTTCTGGCACTACACGATCCTCCAGCAGCTCTACAAGGAGAAACTCGTCAACGACGCCTTCATGATGGAGTTCCTGCACGCGCATACGAACGTGGTCTATCAGCCGTCGTTCGACAGCCCGTACTACAGCGGCATGAATCCGTATGCGCTCGGCTTCGCGATGTTCCAGGACATCCGCCGCATGTGCGAGGCGCCGACCGACGAGGACCGCCGCTGGGCGCCCGACATCGCGGGCGGCGACTGGCTGAAGACGCTCGACTTCGCCATGCGCAACTTCAAGGACGAGAGCTTCATCCAGCAGTTCCTCTCGCCGAAGGTCATTCGCGATCTGAAGCTGTTCTCCGTGCTCGACGACGATCGCGACAGCCGCCTGCGGGTGACCGCCATCCACAACGACTCGGGTTACCGCGAGATTCGCGAGATGCTGGCGCAGCAAAACAACCTGAGTCAGCTCGAACCGAACATCCAGGTCGCGCACGTCGACCTGCACGGCGATCGTTCGCTTACGCTGCGCCATGTGCAAAGCGATCGCAAGCCGCTCGACGACAGCTGCGAAGAAGTCCTCAAGCACGTGGCCCGTCTCTGGGGATTCACGGTGCGCCTGGAGACGGTCTACGAAGACGGCCGCAGCGAGATGACGCACGAGACCAAGGTCGAGAAGCGGCGGCGCTATGCCTTGAGCACGTGA
- a CDS encoding YeaH/YhbH family protein codes for MSAIIDRRQNGKNKSAINQQRFIKRYREQIRRAVAKAVGGRKITDIDGSGQVSIPVKDISEPLFHHGPGGRREMVHPGNREFVVGDNFERPQSGAGGGGGRASDSGEGEDDFVFNLSREEFLKFFFEDMALPDLAKRRLAQIPEFRKVRAGYSIDGTPSNLNVIRTMRSSLGRRIALTAPYRKQLRELEAEYADVVSREGDTSPRALVLAHEITHLRTRVEAIPYIEKLDLRYSNRIMQPRPQAQAVMFCLMDVSGSMDQSRKDLAKRFFMLLYLFLRHNYERIDLVLIRHHTTAKEVNEDDFFYARESGGTVVSSALKLMAEVIADRYSPSDWNIYGAQVSDGDNWDGDSPICRDLLLQTIMPAVQYFAYVEVASAEPQNLWNEYLSVKQQCPNFAMQRIMEAAEIYPVLHDLFKKKAA; via the coding sequence ATGTCAGCAATCATCGACAGACGGCAAAACGGCAAGAACAAAAGCGCCATCAACCAGCAGCGTTTCATCAAACGCTACCGCGAGCAGATTCGTCGCGCGGTCGCGAAGGCGGTGGGCGGGCGCAAGATTACCGATATCGATGGCAGCGGACAGGTCTCGATCCCGGTCAAGGATATTTCGGAGCCGTTGTTCCACCACGGGCCCGGCGGGCGGCGGGAGATGGTTCATCCCGGCAACCGCGAGTTCGTGGTGGGCGACAACTTCGAGCGTCCGCAATCGGGCGCGGGTGGCGGCGGTGGCCGCGCCAGCGACTCGGGGGAGGGCGAGGACGATTTTGTCTTCAACCTCTCCCGCGAGGAATTCCTGAAGTTCTTCTTCGAGGACATGGCCCTGCCGGACCTCGCGAAACGTCGGCTCGCACAGATCCCGGAGTTTCGCAAAGTCCGCGCGGGCTACTCCATCGACGGCACGCCGTCGAACCTGAACGTCATTCGCACGATGCGCAGCTCGCTGGGGAGGCGCATCGCGCTCACCGCGCCTTATCGCAAGCAGTTGCGCGAACTGGAGGCCGAATACGCCGACGTCGTCTCGCGCGAGGGCGACACCTCGCCACGCGCGCTGGTGCTCGCGCACGAGATCACGCATCTGCGTACCCGCGTCGAAGCGATTCCCTACATCGAGAAGCTCGACCTGCGCTACTCGAACCGGATCATGCAGCCGCGCCCTCAGGCACAGGCCGTCATGTTCTGTCTGATGGACGTCTCCGGATCGATGGACCAGAGCCGGAAGGATCTCGCCAAGCGATTCTTCATGCTGCTCTACCTGTTCCTGCGGCACAACTACGAGCGTATCGACCTCGTGCTCATTCGTCACCATACGACCGCGAAGGAAGTCAACGAAGACGACTTCTTCTACGCACGCGAGTCGGGCGGTACGGTGGTATCGAGCGCGCTCAAGCTGATGGCGGAAGTCATCGCCGACCGCTACTCGCCGAGCGACTGGAATATCTACGGCGCGCAGGTGTCCGATGGCGACAACTGGGACGGCGATTCACCCATCTGCCGCGATCTGCTACTCCAGACGATCATGCCGGCCGTGCAGTACTTCGCGTACGTGGAGGTCGCCAGCGCCGAGCCCCAGAATCTGTGGAACGAATATCTGTCGGTCAAGCAGCAGTGCCCGAATTTCGCGATGCAACGCATCATGGAAGCGGCTGAAATCTACCCGGTGCTGCACGATCTGTTCAAGAAGAAGGCGGCCTGA
- a CDS encoding PrkA family serine protein kinase gives MDIFSHYTTRFEARREEEYSIQEYLEICKKDSTAYATAAERMLRAIGEPELIDTHHDPRLSRLFSNKIIKIYPAFRDFYGMEDTIEQIVSFFKHAAQGLEERKQILYLLGPPGGGKSSLAEKLKALMEDVPIYCLKGSPVHESPLGLFSPEEDGKILEEDFGIPVRYLNTIPSPWATKRLNEFNGDITKFRVVKVRPSVLQQIAIAKTEPGDENNQDISSLVGKVDIRKLEEYPQDDPDAYSYSGGLCLANRGLLEFVEMFKAPIKVLHPLLTATQEGNYKGTEGFGAIPFDGIVLAHSNEAEWQSFKGNRNNEAFLDRIYIVKVPYCLRVTDEVKIYEKLVKNSSLANAPRAPNVLKMLAQFAVLTRLKEPENSNIFSKVRVYDGENLKDIDPKAKSYQEYRDYAGVDEGMTGMSTRFAFKVLSKVFNFDNTEVAANPVHMLYVLEQQIEREQYPGEVEKRYLAYIKEYLTAPFVEFIGKEIQTAYLESYSEYGQNIFDRYVNFADLWIQDQEYRDPNTGEILDRTALNDELEKVEKPAGITNPKDFRNEIVNFVLRARANNAGKNPLWTSYEKLRAVIEKRMFSTTEDLLPVISFNAKSSKEDQEKHANFVNRMVEKGYTPKQVRLLVEWYLRVRKSS, from the coding sequence ATGGATATTTTCAGCCACTACACGACACGTTTCGAAGCACGCAGGGAAGAGGAATACAGCATCCAGGAATATCTGGAGATATGTAAGAAGGACTCGACGGCCTACGCAACGGCGGCCGAACGCATGCTGCGCGCCATCGGTGAGCCCGAGCTCATCGACACGCACCACGACCCGCGACTCTCGCGGTTGTTCTCGAACAAGATCATCAAGATCTATCCGGCGTTCCGCGACTTCTACGGCATGGAAGACACGATCGAGCAGATCGTCTCGTTCTTCAAGCACGCCGCGCAGGGTCTCGAGGAACGCAAGCAGATCCTTTATCTGCTCGGGCCTCCGGGCGGCGGCAAGTCGTCGCTGGCCGAGAAGCTCAAGGCGCTGATGGAGGACGTGCCCATCTATTGCCTGAAGGGATCGCCGGTGCACGAGTCGCCTCTGGGTCTGTTCTCGCCCGAGGAAGACGGCAAGATTCTGGAAGAGGACTTCGGCATTCCGGTGCGGTATCTGAATACGATTCCGTCGCCGTGGGCCACCAAGCGTCTGAACGAGTTCAACGGCGACATCACCAAGTTCCGTGTGGTGAAGGTGCGTCCGTCGGTGCTCCAGCAGATTGCGATCGCGAAGACCGAGCCGGGCGACGAAAACAATCAGGACATCTCGTCGCTCGTGGGCAAGGTCGACATTCGCAAGCTCGAGGAGTATCCGCAGGACGATCCGGACGCCTACTCCTATTCCGGCGGTCTGTGCCTGGCCAACCGCGGCCTGCTCGAATTCGTCGAAATGTTCAAGGCGCCGATCAAGGTGCTGCACCCGTTGCTGACCGCCACGCAGGAGGGCAACTACAAGGGGACGGAAGGGTTCGGCGCGATCCCGTTCGACGGCATCGTGCTTGCGCACTCGAACGAGGCGGAATGGCAGAGCTTCAAGGGCAACCGCAACAACGAGGCCTTCCTCGATCGTATCTACATCGTGAAGGTGCCGTACTGCCTGCGCGTGACCGACGAGGTGAAGATCTACGAGAAGCTGGTGAAGAACAGCTCGCTCGCCAACGCGCCGCGTGCGCCGAACGTGCTGAAGATGCTCGCCCAGTTCGCCGTGCTAACGCGTCTGAAAGAACCCGAGAATTCCAACATCTTCTCCAAGGTCCGTGTCTATGACGGTGAGAACCTCAAGGACATCGACCCGAAGGCCAAGTCGTATCAGGAGTATCGCGACTACGCCGGCGTGGATGAAGGGATGACCGGCATGTCCACGCGCTTCGCCTTCAAGGTGCTCTCGAAGGTCTTCAACTTCGACAACACCGAAGTGGCGGCCAACCCGGTGCACATGCTCTACGTACTCGAGCAGCAGATCGAGCGAGAGCAGTATCCGGGCGAAGTGGAGAAGCGCTATCTCGCCTACATCAAGGAGTATCTGACCGCGCCGTTCGTCGAGTTCATCGGCAAGGAAATTCAGACCGCGTACCTGGAGTCGTACTCCGAGTACGGCCAGAACATCTTCGACCGCTATGTGAATTTCGCGGATCTCTGGATTCAGGATCAGGAGTATCGCGATCCGAATACCGGCGAGATTCTCGATCGCACGGCGCTCAACGATGAGCTGGAGAAGGTCGAGAAGCCGGCCGGCATCACGAACCCGAAGGATTTCCGCAACGAGATCGTCAACTTCGTCCTGCGCGCCCGCGCCAACAACGCGGGCAAGAATCCGCTCTGGACCAGTTACGAGAAGCTGCGGGCCGTTATCGAAAAGCGCATGTTCTCGACGACGGAAGATCTGCTGCCGGTGATCTCCTTCAACGCGAAGTCTTCCAAGGAGGATCAGGAAAAGCACGCCAACTTCGTCAACCGGATGGTGGAAAAAGGCTATACCCCGAAGCAGGTCCGCCTGCTCGTGGAATGGTATCTGCGCGTGCGCAAATCCTCGTAA
- a CDS encoding metal ABC transporter ATP-binding protein has translation MIGCRDLSVRFGPNVALESVSATFAPGVLSAVVGPNGGGKTTLLRSLAGLQQASAGAVVSDGPVAYLSQRPETDHRFPMCVEEYVLTGTWRRTGDARRLGREEFARAHDALTRVGLADKGMQALEALSGGQWQRARFARLIVEDAPIVLLDEPLTGIDVPSAELLLALLDQWRNEGRTVVTVLHDLPLVMDRFEYVAVIAGRLVADGAPVDCLYGGQGGQSAQGADGGGHAGGHGGLWGAGGYTAFTAAPAMAERAPRPSGERR, from the coding sequence ATGATCGGCTGCCGTGATCTGTCGGTGCGCTTCGGGCCGAATGTCGCGCTCGAAAGCGTGAGCGCCACCTTCGCGCCCGGCGTGCTCAGCGCGGTCGTGGGTCCGAACGGCGGGGGCAAGACCACCCTGCTGCGCTCGCTCGCCGGACTGCAGCAGGCGTCGGCCGGCGCCGTCGTCAGCGACGGGCCGGTGGCTTATCTGTCGCAGCGCCCCGAAACGGATCATCGCTTCCCGATGTGCGTCGAGGAATACGTGTTGACGGGCACCTGGCGGCGTACCGGCGACGCCCGCCGCCTCGGGCGCGAGGAGTTCGCGCGCGCCCACGACGCGCTGACCCGGGTCGGCCTCGCGGACAAGGGCATGCAGGCGCTCGAAGCCTTGTCCGGCGGGCAATGGCAGCGGGCGCGCTTCGCCCGGCTGATCGTCGAGGACGCACCCATCGTTTTGCTGGATGAACCGCTCACCGGGATCGACGTCCCCTCGGCGGAACTGTTGCTGGCCTTGCTGGATCAATGGCGCAACGAGGGGCGCACGGTGGTGACCGTGCTCCACGACCTGCCGCTCGTGATGGACCGCTTCGAATACGTTGCCGTGATTGCCGGCCGGCTGGTGGCCGACGGCGCCCCGGTCGACTGCCTCTATGGCGGTCAGGGCGGTCAGAGCGCGCAGGGGGCCGACGGCGGCGGCCATGCCGGCGGGCATGGCGGGCTGTGGGGCGCGGGCGGCTATACGGCGTTCACCGCCGCGCCGGCGATGGCGGAGCGCGCGCCGCGCCCGTCTGGAGAACGACGGTGA
- a CDS encoding metal ABC transporter permease produces MRHALVGSLALSLGCTPVGVFLLLRRMSLMGDSLSHAVLPGAALGYLIGGLSLPWMAGGGMVAGLLVALLAGLSSRRTRLDEGASFAGFYLLALAGGVVIVSKWGNSVDLMHLLFGSVLAVDDPSLLLVAAIASVTLLWFGWHYRGLVLDSADPAFLGQGRGRSVLRYHLGFTVLTVMNLVAGFQAMGTLMAVGLMMLPAATARLLARTLPGMLLVAWLVASAASVIGLLISYYLACPSGPAIVLTAGIAYLGALLASSGRSNTSGAPAL; encoded by the coding sequence ATGCGCCATGCGCTGGTCGGCAGTCTGGCGCTGTCGCTGGGCTGCACGCCGGTCGGCGTGTTCCTGCTGCTGCGGCGCATGAGTCTGATGGGCGACTCGCTCTCCCACGCGGTGCTGCCCGGCGCGGCGCTCGGGTACCTCATCGGCGGCCTGTCGCTGCCGTGGATGGCGGGCGGGGGCATGGTCGCGGGGCTGCTCGTCGCGCTGCTCGCGGGACTGTCGAGCCGCCGCACACGGCTGGACGAGGGCGCCTCGTTCGCCGGCTTCTATCTGCTGGCGCTCGCGGGCGGCGTGGTGATCGTCTCCAAGTGGGGCAACAGCGTCGACCTGATGCACCTGCTCTTCGGCTCGGTGCTGGCGGTGGACGATCCGTCGCTGCTGCTCGTGGCGGCGATCGCCTCCGTGACGCTGCTCTGGTTCGGATGGCATTATCGCGGTCTCGTGCTCGATAGCGCCGATCCGGCATTCCTCGGCCAGGGCCGTGGCAGGAGCGTCCTGCGCTACCACCTCGGCTTCACGGTGCTCACGGTGATGAACCTCGTCGCGGGCTTCCAGGCGATGGGCACGCTCATGGCCGTGGGGCTGATGATGCTGCCGGCGGCGACGGCGCGCCTGCTCGCCCGCACGCTGCCCGGCATGCTGCTCGTGGCGTGGCTCGTGGCAAGCGCGGCGAGCGTGATCGGATTGTTGATTTCGTATTACCTGGCCTGTCCTTCGGGGCCGGCCATCGTATTGACGGCGGGCATCGCCTATCTGGGCGCGCTGCTTGCTTCGTCGGGCCGGTCGAATACATCCGGCGCCCCGGCGCTTTGA